From one Gossypium hirsutum isolate 1008001.06 chromosome D08, Gossypium_hirsutum_v2.1, whole genome shotgun sequence genomic stretch:
- the LOC107910634 gene encoding transcription factor MYB78, which yields MDVYESGFISEMTPQSKEDMDVRKGPWTEEEDYMLKTYVNVHGEGSWNSVARLSGLKRSGKSCRLRWLNYLRPEVIRGNISLQEQLLILQLHSRWGNRWSKIAQQLPGRTDNEIKNYWRTRVLKQAKQLKCDVNSQEFRDTVRCVWIPRLIERICASSGSPSAQPSTTYEKTSVLPELSGTSSDSQDAQLSSVSDLTDCYNPPSNSNYPNSLQNGWGLWSENLGGTWNIQATEGEESMESVWNEENIWFLRQQLYDDKDDMN from the exons ATGGATGTTTACGAGAGCGGTTTCATATCTGAAATGACTCCACAAAGTAAAGAAGATATGGATGTAAGGAAAGGTCCATGGACTGAAGAAGAAGACTACATGCTCAAAACTTATGTCAATGTTCATGGCGAAGGTAGCTGGAACTCAGTTGCTCGCTTATCAG GATTGAAAAGAAGTGGAAAAAGCTGCAGATTAAGATGGCTGAACTACTTGAGACCAGAAGTGATACGTGGGAACATAAGTCTCCAAGAGCAGCTTTTGATTCTTCAACTCCATTCTCGATGGGGCAACAG ATGGTCAAAAATTGCACAACAATTACCCGGGAGGACAGACAATGAGATAAAGAACTATTGGAGAACCAGGGTCCTAAAACAGGCAAAACAGCTTAAATGCGACGTTAACAGCCAAGAATTCAGGGACACCGTGCGTTGCGTTTGGATTCCTCGTCTGATTGAACGGATCTGTGCTTCATCCGGATCCCCCTCGGCTCAACCCTCCACCACCTATGAAAAGACGAGTGTCCTGCCCGAGTTATCAGGCACTTCATCAGACTCCCAGGACGCCCAACTCTCTTCCGTTTCAGACCTCACAGATTGTTACAACCCACCAAGCAATTCAAACTACCCGAATAGCTTACAGAACGGGTGGGGTTTATGGTCGGAAAATTTAGGCGGCACTTGGAATATTCAGGCGACGGAGGGTGAAGAGTCGATGGAGAGTGTGTGGAACGAAGAGAATATTTGGTTCCTAAGACAGCAGCTTTATGATGACAAGGATGATATGAATTAG